From the Rutidosis leptorrhynchoides isolate AG116_Rl617_1_P2 unplaced genomic scaffold, CSIRO_AGI_Rlap_v1 contig67, whole genome shotgun sequence genome, the window TTTCTTTGTTGGAATGTAAGAGAGTTTGGATCCTCTCTCACGAAGAACAGAATTAGAAGTTTGATTAGGAAGAATAAAATTGATTTATTATGTCTGCTTGAATTTAAAACCAGAACAATTTTGTGAGTATTTGGCAGGAATCTGCTGTGATGCTTTGGGGGGGCTTCAGGAGGTATTCTGATTTTTTGGAAATGCATGTTTTGACAATGTACTATGCATCGAGGCGTATGCTAGTACAAAGTTGGGAATATGAGGTTTTTGTTATACCGCTGTGGAGCTGATCGCATCACCTGTTGGTATACGTGGTCTAATAAGAGACGACGACTATAGCTTTTTCGGGTTTTTGCTACTCTTATTCTTATTTGTTAATTGAATTTTGTATGCCAAAGGTAGATGGTTTGTATCCAATCGGCAATTTTTTTTGTAATTCGTCCCGGTGGTTTAATCGTGAGAGACGTCTATTGATAGCACCTACAAATTTTATCTAGTTTGGAGGACAGGTCTTTCATCCTAAGACTATCACAGGCCGACATGATTAAACTCGACCAACTAATAAAACTTTTCATAAAATTTGTcctcttttataaaaaaaaatgtagaATTAATTATGATCTAATTAATTACTGCTATTAGTTTCCGCCTAACTAATACTCCATATACGCGTCTCCCGTGCAAAATTAAACTCTAATTAGTATTTCTTCGTGAAGCCAACCTTATCCTAAGAAACAGACAGAAACTTGAAATGGTTCCAACAAGGCTAATGAGTTCCCAAAACACGAAATTCCTCGTGTAATCTCTATTACTAACGACGCCGTTTGGTTCTTGATTGACAGCAGCCAAGTATCCGAAGATCAGAGTCCCGATAGGATAATTAGTGAGGAAAATCGTTTGGCTGATAACGGAATATTCCGGACCAAACATTTGAGAAATCGTAGGGGTCGTCATGCAGCTCATGGCACCGGCACATGTTCCGATAATGGCTGTGCTTATGTAAAAACAGATCGGACTTCCACTATTGACGATGAGTAAGAAGAAAGCCACGGGCATTGGGATCATTAGAAGTAGAAGAATTGCTGACATTGTTGATGGTTTGGAGGATATTGCATTTTCCCTGAAAAAAAATTAACAATCATATATAATTTGATAAAATTCGCCaaaatttcaatatatatatatatatatatataacgtagaTAGTATAAAAATCAATATATTTGGAGACtaatgaaaatgatttacaaacctTGTGCGCCAAATGAATATTGCGGACAGTATGCTCCCAAAGAAGCCAAATGTAGTGGGAATTGCTTGTAGAATTGAATCTTGTTCGCAATCTCCGTAAGATACGCAAATATGTCGTAAGTTGTTCATGAAACCTACTCCCAAAGTTGCTCCACAAGCATTTACCAAGTATAATAACCAGAATTCCACACTCAACAATGCGATTCCTTTCTCATCACCATTTACTAATGACGACTTGTTGATTTCTTCTTCATTGTAATTGTAACTAATTATATCTATCACTTTCTCTTGATCAGGTGCAACCTCTTTCACCTCGTCACATTTTGAATTTGAGTTCAAATATTTTTTTAGTACTTTGATCTCGGAAGCTATCGCGATTGTCGTCACTAATGGTAGCACTATGACCAGCACCATAATTACGAGACGTAATTGAGGAGGCATTCGTGTTAAAGGTGGCATCAAACTTTCAAATGCAATGTACAATCCACTTCCAATTAGGATCAAAATAATTGGAACCATGTCTATTTCTTCATCCCCATCTTTGGCAAACATAAATATGAGTTGAATGGCTGCTCCAATCATGGTTGGAGCTATGCAATTAAAAAGCATATGAGTATGACAATATTTTTGCCCCTGCAAATCCAATTCCTTCCCTTGGATTGATTCAATTAAACTAGAGTAAATCTTTCCAGTCAACCAAGAAAAACTTGATGCCATTGGGAAAATATGGCTCATACCATCATTCTTGAAGTTTTTCGAGGCTAGCAGACTACCATATGTGTTGATCCAAGAAAAGCTATTTCCTGCTAGGAAATTTAGTAACAAAACTTGCCAATAAGATAGATCGACATGAAACGTCATGCACAAGTACTGCTCCCCATGACCGATAAATCGGAAAATTAAACCAATGGATAGAATCAAACTCGGAGGAAGGAAATCGACGGTTGCTACACTTAGAAAGAATCCGAAGACTCTCCCGGACTCAGACGCAACAATTAGATAATTAAGTTGGATAGGGGAAATGCTATAATGTTGTTTCATCAAGGAGGAGCAAGAAGAAAATATAGAGCGAGTGGGACTTGTGGCAAGAAGCAAGGCAACGAGTTGAAAAGTCAGCCATGCTATTGAACATGTAAGGTTGATAGTTCCTTCATTTTTTGGGTGATGAAATAAGATTCGTGTAGCTTTTGTAGTTTTCTAGTTGAATTGAAGGTACTTAATTAATTTCTAATGTACAGTAATGTACTGGTTCTGTTATCTGTAGCTTTCATTTCAATACTTAATTGGAGTTGTTTCCAGGGAAATTGAAGAGCTTGGCCAGGATTTGGAAAATTGGGCAAGTGTCATTGTTTGTTCAAGGCTATCCAGTAAAATTTACAAAATGTGTTACGTATGTCTCGGACatacaatgttaattttaatgCACACTGTATATATATTTCCGATACGTATTCAAGCATATGCAAAGAAACAATATGGATTCTCCTTGTGGAGCGGAAAAGTTCATCATGCCACAGCAACTAATtttatttgtttttctttttatatccaCTTTTAAAATTCAAGAGTTTCATTGTTTCGGATCAACGCGAATCATCAAGTGATGATTTTTGATATTCCCAGTGATTTTAGTAGCTGTTTTAcatatagaaatatcggaaaggaATAATATTACTtgaaatttttaatttttcttcaGGTAAATACTGATtagaatttaattttttttttccttctagaGACATGCATGGTGTGAAATGAAATTATATCAAATGTGATCATGATCTAATTCGATTTTGCTATTCTTTTAGTTATTGACCTCTTTCTTATTCATCATATTAATTAATGTTCTCTAAAAAATTTGCCTAACCATGTGGTAGGAGCTAAAAGGAATTCCGCAACTAAACATGGGAGACGAGATACACTTAGAAATTGATAATAGAAACTAATATGTCCTCGTATTTATAATATACAATCTTGTTAACTATTAATAATACAATCATTAATTATATATTTCAGATGAACCACCCACAAAATAACTAAACTTAAGCAAAGAAAACAATATGATTGGTTGAGTCTCAAATAATTTAGGAACAGATTTGGCAAGCTTCGTAATCAAATCAAAGCATGTGGATCACATCTCGTGAAGTACCAGTGGACGCCTAGAAAGAATCAAAAAGTGGTGGATACAAATAAATTATATCTGTTCATAAACCGATCATGTTTATTCCGTTCTATGTGGATTCAAGATTTCAATTAATTGGGGGGCAAAAATAAATTATATCTGACTCTTCTTTCGTCAAAAATAAAATCATCAGATAGGATTAAATGTACATTGAACCTCCTGTTTGGATCGAGGCTTTTGAGGTATAGTAAAATAATGTAAAGAAAAGTAAAAAAAATGAATTGTAAAGTAAGAATTTTTATCATGTTTGGGATGaaagtaaagtaaatgatgattttataattttttttgtttggACTGAAATTAAGGAATGTATGTGTAAGATAAAGTTTACCAAAATAAATCTCCTTATTTAAAATTAGTCATAGATAAATAAAAATATGATCTAAAAATTTATTTAACCATAAAAATATCGATCATAAATTTCAAAAAGTCgtcttccaaaaaaaaaaaagtccAAAAATTAATGAAAAGTTTATCTTAATAGTTATTCATAAAATAAAAGTAGAATATTCGATCACCAACATAGCTCATGTCGATCAGAAACTTCAATTTAGTTTTGCGATCCACCAGCGCCCCTTATCATCTGCATCAACAAATTCTTACGTCCCTCCCATGTGCATCCAAGTAAAGCTTTCAACATATTTTGCTCTTTCACGAGACATAGATAAGTTGTGGTCTGATGAACCTGCTCAACTCCTAACTCCACAAGCATAGTCCATATCTCACCTTCTGAAATGGGAAATCGTTTATCAGATGTGGCTTCCCTAACAACATAAGCAATCTGCCAGTCCCTTTTTAAAATATTTCAAATCATCAATAACACATTTCTTTTTTTTCCTTCACCATAGACGATATAGGTGCTCCAGGAGAAATCCCATCTAGATCATCATCTTCACAATCATTCAAATTTTTTATTGTAACTTTATTTTGAGATACCAAGATATCGATATCATCAATTGTGTTTGATGAATGGTGGTTAGCAACCTTCACTAGTAGAAAATAGGGATAGAGTCACGCCAAAGGTATCCACGGCCTAACAATCTCGGCGTAAAGCTATCTTCCGCCATGATTCTTTAAGTGTGATAATATTTTTTTCCACGAGTAGAAAATCATGGCGTAAGATACTTTACGCCACGGTTTTTTGAGAAGGATAAAAAGTCGTGGTGTAAAAGGATAATACACCACGATTTTTAAACCATGCATACATTTAATTAGCTCCACGTCGTGAAAAGCGTGGCCAAATAGATGAACAAGATTAAATAACTTTCCAGATTCCCCTTATCGTCTTGGAAAATGCGATAATCTATCCTTTTATATCTTCTCTCTCGACTACAACACAACTCTCACTCACTTCTGAAATCTTTATTTTCTCAAATTCTCTCATTTTTTTTCTCTCTCAATTTTTTCCTTCGAGCGGCGACGAAATCGTTTCAAAGGTAAAATTTCTGTGAACTTCTTCGTTAAGTTGAGGTTATGGTATGTTGCCAGTATTATAGATGAATGATTTGATGTTAATTTAGTCTTTTGCGTGAGTTTGACGAATAAATTTTAGGTTGCATGTACATGCAATTGATAGTATTGTAGTTGCTATTTATGGAATGGAAAAAGGATATCTTACCGTTAGTGTAGTAATTTATATTTTTGGAAGTTTTCTAAGAGTTGTGTCATTTACTCTCAATCACTTTGTTTTCCATCGATTTGATCTTAATTTATATTTATGGTCTGTTGTTCATCGACTTTCATCGACTGTGATTGTTGGTAGTTGTGGTTGCTATGTAAGGAATGTAAAAATATGTCTTCATGTTAGCCGTTTAATTGAAACTCTCTGATTTACTTGTCCTTCGTTTTTCTCTGTTTTGAGTCCACAAAATGGTGCAACATTTTGAGATGACTATCACATGGAGCCAAACCAATGATGCGCTTCATTCCAAAGATGCAGCAGTAAGATTATTATTTCATGGCAATTTTCAGTTTATATATGTATGTTGTCGAAGTTATCTCCTTGTATTTTAAGTTATCTCCTTGTATTTTCAGTATTGCCAATTGGCTGAATGAAGTCCCAAGAAGTGAACATGCACTGGGAATTTACCTCACTATTTCAAGGAAAGCATTCTTTCATATCTTTTTAGGCCGTATTCAAAGTACTGAAGGCTTGAGTACTAGATTATCCGTCATCGGTTTCTCAAATTTCTGCCATGTACGTGGATTGACGGTGAGTACAAGACTTCAATTTGATCCTTTGGCTACAATAGAGACAACCCGATTGCTCGTGTAAGTATATTACAAGTGGACATTCTAAATCTATGGGAACTGTTTCCTAGTGATTGGGACCTCCGTATTCCGCCAAGTAATTTCAACCTTAATTCTGTTGCGAAAGATGTCCGCGGCAATCCATCTCATTTGGTAAGAGAGGCTAGGAATAACAACTACTTGTCGGAGGTAGTGACAAACCACCATGTTTTAGGAGAAGCACCAATGGTAATAATTATCATCTTTTGAACTTAAATCTgttcatatacatgcatatatattttATTGACCCTTTTGATTTGATTCGTCTTTTTAGGAGCTCCGCACTATACAGCTCCACAAGTGTGGACTTGATGCTGATTAGATCTGTCTAGCTAGACTTGTTGCCAGGTTGAGGGTATATAATTGTCAGCTGAAGGTCAGCAACAAGGACCGAGATTCTGCCATTTCAGGCTACGGGTGGCCTGCATTTTGTAGATATCAGGAAGTAGTAGTAGAGGAAAGATTTAGACTCCTATCAGTTGGAATGACATTGGAGCCATACATGGTTTTCCTCGCTAAAGTCAGCAGAGTAGATAATGTAAGTAGATGATGATGGCCGTCTGAAGTTAACGGGAGATGTATGAGGAAGCCTAGAGAAGAAAGGGACGATGATATGGGAATCAAACTGAATAGTCCAATTGTGCTAAGAGAAGGTACGATGAtgggaggtaatgaaaactaaggtCGAGTTGATTTAAGCAGTTCGTAAGGAGTTTAATTTGGTGTATACTTGCAGACGCCCCCACAGGTTGCGAGTGCTCAGATGATGTAGTACATCAGCTCTGTCTATCTTCTTTCCAACAATATTATAAAGGCTTTCACTCATTTAAAATATGTCTGGTCCACCGTCTTCGATAATTCCAACAAGAAAAGCTTCGATTGCTTCAAGCTTGCATTTGGTAAACTCATGTCTGGCTACGCTCTTTTAGACTCTAATGAATTAAAAAATTCCCTCGATGCCTGGATGAATTAATCAAGCAGATATCAATGGGATTTTTAATCCATTAGAATCTCAAAGAGCTTAGCAAAACATGAGTCTGCCAAATAGAAGATTGAGTCCCCTCGAAACTTTTCTTCTTGGAATTATCGAAGACGGCCTATCAAGTAGATACTGTATCCAGGGACGGTCATGTATTTTATTGCTCTCAAGAAGATAGATGGAGCTCCTGTACTCCATGTTTTGAGACTTGCAATTTGTGTGTTGTCCTCAAGTATACACATGAACTCCACTCATCATAATATCTTCCTTCACGTAATTTGCCTAATCGAGAAGTCTGCATCCGATATCATCACATTTCTTCTTTTGCAATGTTTGTAACTCTGAAATGGTAGATAAGAAAATATTTTGATGAAATTAAGCTTTTGTAGTTATAATTATAACCTTACTCATGTTTCAACTCGGATTTGTGATGATGAATATATTCATTATATGAAGTCTTTATGCTAACTATTTTATTATGTTCATTGCTATCTATTTCTTTTAGCAGGCTATTGTGTTTTAGATTTAATATATGAATGTCAATGGAATTGGAATTATCTATTGGAAAGATGAACATAATGCCTAATTAATTAGTTAGAAAAGATACTCAATTTGGGGAAGGAGTATAATAATGAACCATGGCTAAGAATCCGTGGAGGATTAAGAGATTAAAAAACCATGGCAAAATGCTTAATTATCGTGACATTCTTATCGTAGATACGCTAATAAAAAAGTGGATGTTTTTGTGGCGGGTTTTTTAAAAACTTTTGCTGTAAAAATTTGACACGCGCGTCACTCACAATTCATTTTCACTTCAATCCGTTTCGAGCTCAGATTCTCACTTCAAAATTGGATTTCTACTCTTCAACCGTTTGCTCAAATCACTTTCTACAATCGGATTTCGACTCCTCAACCGTCAGCTCTTCAATTCAGATTTCGACTCCTCAACCGTCAGCTCTTCAATTCGGATTTCGAAATTTAATCTCTCAATTCAATCTACTAAGGTAATGACACTATCCGACTCTATCAGTATTAGGTCGTAATTTTAGATTTGTAGACTAATGAAATAAATTAGAGGGCTTACAACTAATTTTCGATTTTGCATAGATCATCTTTGTTTCATTATAAGAATTTGCTATTtgttttttattaaataaaatctAGACTTTGTGGGTATTGTGCGTGGAATCTGTTTGACAAAATGTCTAAACAAGATTGTGCTTATGGTTGAACATGCATCTAATTATCTGTTTTTCGATCATTCAGTGGCAGGAGATGGGTAGCAAATCGGTTGAGGTTCAGTCAAAGAGGAGAATTATTCAAGCAAAGAATTCTCAAGAATTAATGAAATTGAATAATTTTACCATCAATGATAGTGTCACAGCAAGCAGCAGTTAAGATAAAGCAAGAACAGATAGAATCAAATAGAAGGGAGGACGATCATTTCCAACGCAAGAAACAAAAATTACATAATCCTGTAAGAGGTGGTGAGGTGAGTAAGAAGAATAAATTCCCTCCGGATGAAGAAAGATGGAAAATTTGCAAGGACCTGATAACTTAGAGAACATCGCAAGACAAGAGGAGGGATGAGGTCGGTGGTAGCAGGCAGCCAAAGCAGCtcctaaaacaagcaaaaatataagTGGCTAAGGAGAACCCAGTTGGTGTGCTGAAGGAGCCAACATTACATCAATAATTGATGGCAATGAATAAATCCTATGGTCCTAATCGTGGTAGGGGAGGTGGTTGAAGAAGGAATGAGAGACGAAGAGATGTAGGAAAATGAGGCCGGTGGAAGAAGAGAGGATAAGAAGAAGGGAAGTCAGCCTGATGGCCCAGGAGAGAGCAGTAACGAAGTAGGTCAGCAGGAAGAGGAGATAATGAAAGAAGGGTAGTCAGTCTGGTGGCATAGGAGAGAGAGAGAAGCAGAGAAGTGAGTCAGTTGAAAGAAGAGAGAATCATGTTTGTGAGAACATTACATCTGAAGAACAATCAAAGCAGCCTGGAATGGGGAATGGAATTTTGAGAGGCTTACTTAATCGATTAACAAATGGGAAAAGTAAAGAAGCAAGCAAGATTGTTTCGGAGAAGCAAATAGTAATGGTGATTATGTACAATAACAGATTGTTACTTGTCTCTCTCATTAGCAGTAAGTAACATGTTGATTTTTGTATATACCTAAACTTGCTCGATAATCATCAATCTGAAGATCAACACATTGAAGAAGAAGGTTGTCTAAAAAGAAAGCATAAATGAAACCAACACCAAAAGAGACCAGCTATGTGCCTTGATGAATTCATTGAGAAAAATGGTCAATTAGATGAAATACTAGAACTTGAAGAGCAGAGAATCAGACTGCTGAGGATGAAGGAGCAGAAAATCAAGCTGTTGAGGATGAAAGAGCAAAGAATTAGGCTAGTGAGGGTGAAAGAGCAGAAGATCTGGCTACCGATCATGAAGAGACATGTTTGGTCACGATAATGATCATGTGGATGATACTGGTACTCTTTCACTAGGCAACCAACGAACTAACAACAGTAGTATAAGGCCAAATATGTTCACAATATTTAACAACCTAGCACTTTATTCTgttaaatgaatatgaatatgagtTTGTAGCCTAGGTCATGGTTGCGAATATAAATGTAAAGACccaattttttttctatttctacgTTAAATTGAATTTCGATTATTACGCTAGATGTACGTTACTTCTACGTCAAGTTACGAGTTAATGTGACGATTGAATTCGATTTAGACGATGATTTTGTAGTAACAAGCATTATGGGATGTTTCTACACTAAAATGTATTACAAGAAAGTCTTACAAATGTTCAAATACAATCTTTGAATAACAATGGCTATTACAAGTAAATTTCAATACCTATAAAATACTACCTACTTTCTACCACATATACTCCAAGCAATATCACCTACACACTCTTTTTCCCAACCGACAGCCACAAGTCTTCCATGGCAGCCATCATCTTTTGACATTTCCTACACAAAGCAACACACAAGTCAGGGCATTTTTCTATACAAGACAAACCAAACTAGTCAATGCAAATTTTCCTACACATGCTAAGCCTACAAAATTAGACAAGCATTGCAGATTTTCAACAAACCTAGCAGCATTACTAAGCCCTAAACCGGTAGCAGAGGTTTATTGTCTACACAATAGATTGACAAAACCATAACAAGCCAAATTATGCCAAAATTTTCAACGGAGCCTACTGACATTTTTCTACACCTAGGGCAACCCTATCCAATCAAATTTCAACTTCCTAATCGATTATAAACCACATTATCAAACCTTGAGACAACACAATCACCAAACAATATCACAGAAGCCAATTGGCCAAAATAGAACACAGCTATCAATAAAATTTTCGAGAAAACATAAAATTTGCCTCAGACGTGTTCTCGTCGTCCATTGATCACATTTATCGCAGTCGTCGAGCCAGCAGCTCTCGGAGAGGAAATGAGTCACGACCGGATCAACACTTAGTCGTGACCGAGTCAGTCGAATCCAGTCGATTCAAGCCCCAACTTGACGACCCCAACTTGTAACAAAGCCATCCAACACCAGAACAAATCGAATTCAATCGATTAGGTAAGAATCCAGAACTTCAAATTTCAATTCAAGCTAAATTAGAGCGTTTTTAAAGTCTATTCTTATGTAGAAACGTTGTAGAGTTGGAGTAGAGTAACATATGTGAGAATCGAGCAAAACCCCCAATTTTGACGAAGAACCCTAAATTACTAAAATCGAAATTAAAGATTAACGAAGCAGAATTAGATCAGACAAACCTTAGATTCGTGATCCTCATGTCGAGTTCTATTGAGAACGGCCAAGAATTTGGCCGGAGACTATCATCTCCGACAAAGACGACAGACGACAGAGAGAGAGAAAGGTGTTgatcggggaagaagaagaagaaatgattgAACCGATTTGATTCAATCATTTATATAGAAGGAGATTAAAATCGGTTTAATTAAGTAAAAGTCTATAATACCTTAccattttaaaatatttacaacatTACTAATGTGATTCATTCGGTCAAAA encodes:
- the LOC139884989 gene encoding protein NUCLEAR FUSION DEFECTIVE 4-like, with protein sequence MKQHYSISPIQLNYLIVASESGRVFGFFLSVATVDFLPPSLILSIGLIFRFIGHGEQYLCMTFHVDLSYWQVLLLNFLAGNSFSWINTYGSLLASKNFKNDGMSHIFPMASSFSWLTGKIYSSLIESIQGKELDLQGQKYCHTHMLFNCIAPTMIGAAIQLIFMFAKDGDEEIDMVPIILILIGSGLYIAFESLMPPLTRMPPQLRLVIMVLVIVLPLVTTIAIASEIKVLKKYLNSNSKCDEVKEVAPDQEKVIDIISYNYNEEEINKSSLVNGDEKGIALLSVEFWLLYLVNACGATLGVGFMNNLRHICVSYGDCEQDSILQAIPTTFGFFGSILSAIFIWRTRENAISSKPSTMSAILLLLMIPMPVAFFLLIVNSGSPICFYISTAIIGTCAGAMSCMTTPTISQMFGPEYSVISQTIFLTNYPIGTLIFGYLAAVNQEPNGVVSNRDYTRNFVFWELISLVGTISSFCLFLRIRLASRRNTN